One window of Arthrobacter oryzae genomic DNA carries:
- a CDS encoding universal stress protein, producing the protein MSIIVGFVPTPAGEAALTAGIAEATLRNEELVIVNSAREGALVDKSVAGDDVLATAARRAAEAGVTARVIQPPYHHDLADEFLDVAREANASLIVIGLRHRSQVGKFILGSHAQRILMQADRPVLAVKADGAHF; encoded by the coding sequence ATGAGCATCATCGTCGGATTCGTTCCCACGCCTGCCGGCGAGGCGGCGCTCACTGCCGGCATCGCCGAGGCAACACTCCGCAACGAGGAGCTGGTGATCGTCAACTCCGCCCGTGAGGGTGCCCTGGTGGACAAGTCAGTTGCGGGCGATGACGTCCTGGCCACGGCAGCCAGGCGTGCGGCCGAGGCCGGCGTCACGGCAAGGGTCATCCAACCGCCCTACCACCACGACCTCGCGGACGAATTCCTGGACGTGGCCCGTGAAGCAAATGCGTCCCTCATTGTCATTGGCCTGCGGCACCGCTCCCAGGTGGGCAAATTCATCCTGGGCAGCCACGCCCAGCGCATCCTGATGCAGGCGGACCGGCCAGTCCTGGCCGTCAAAGCCGACGGCGCGCACTTCTAG
- a CDS encoding tripartite tricarboxylate transporter permease, with product MDFLNPVINGFAVVLEPTNLLYCLIGVVIGMLIGVLPGLGPAATIAILLPLTYNVEPVTAIIMLAGIFYGAQYGGTITSVLLRLPGEASSVVTVFDGYQMAKQGRAGTALGLASIGSFVGGTAAIIGLTFLAPIVASFALDFGPPEYTALALLGILLVATISSGSKAKALIAAALGLLLATVGRDIFTGESRFTFGSLQLADGIDFVPIAMGIFGIGEILYNLEERHRAAKAPSKVTNVWPSRKDLKQASGAIGRGSILGFFLGILPGGGATIASMASYAMEKKRAKQPERFGKGAPEGVAGPETANNAAATSSFIPLLTLGIPANATMALMFGALLIQGVTPGPQLVEQNPELFWGVVNSMYIGNILLLIMSLPLVGIFVKILRVRAAILAPVTALITLLGAYTINNSMFDVTLVVVFGIIGYLMKKFGFEPGPLVLAFVLGELLESSMRRSLLVFGGDPMGFFGRPISATLLVVFVLVAVLPGLRSMLARRKALAAAEPAPTKIKEKV from the coding sequence TGTCCTGGAGCCGACAAACCTCCTGTACTGCCTGATCGGCGTCGTGATCGGCATGCTGATCGGTGTGCTGCCCGGCTTGGGGCCCGCGGCAACCATTGCCATCCTTCTTCCGCTCACCTACAACGTGGAGCCCGTAACAGCCATCATCATGCTGGCCGGCATCTTCTACGGCGCCCAGTACGGCGGCACCATCACCTCCGTGCTGCTCCGGCTTCCCGGTGAGGCGTCCTCGGTGGTCACAGTGTTCGACGGCTACCAGATGGCAAAGCAAGGCCGGGCCGGTACCGCGCTGGGCCTGGCATCTATCGGTTCCTTCGTTGGTGGCACCGCCGCCATCATCGGCCTGACCTTCCTGGCCCCCATCGTTGCCAGCTTCGCCCTGGATTTCGGCCCGCCTGAGTACACCGCCCTGGCCCTGCTCGGCATCCTCCTCGTGGCAACGATCAGCAGCGGATCGAAGGCTAAAGCGCTCATCGCCGCGGCCCTGGGCCTCCTGCTGGCCACTGTCGGCAGGGACATTTTCACTGGTGAGAGCCGCTTTACGTTCGGCAGCCTGCAACTCGCAGATGGTATCGACTTCGTGCCGATCGCCATGGGCATCTTCGGCATCGGTGAGATCCTCTACAACCTGGAGGAGCGGCACCGGGCCGCGAAGGCGCCGTCGAAGGTCACCAACGTCTGGCCCTCCCGGAAGGACCTGAAGCAGGCCTCCGGTGCCATCGGCCGCGGCTCCATCCTCGGCTTCTTCCTGGGCATCCTCCCCGGCGGCGGTGCGACCATCGCCTCCATGGCCTCCTACGCCATGGAGAAAAAGCGCGCCAAACAGCCGGAACGTTTCGGCAAGGGCGCACCCGAGGGTGTCGCCGGGCCGGAAACCGCCAACAACGCCGCGGCAACCTCGTCCTTTATCCCGCTGCTGACGCTGGGAATCCCCGCCAACGCCACCATGGCGCTGATGTTCGGTGCCTTGCTGATCCAGGGCGTCACCCCCGGGCCGCAGTTGGTGGAGCAGAACCCTGAGCTCTTCTGGGGCGTCGTGAACTCGATGTACATCGGCAACATCCTGCTGCTCATCATGAGCCTGCCGCTGGTGGGAATCTTCGTGAAGATCCTCCGTGTTCGGGCAGCCATCCTGGCCCCCGTCACCGCCCTGATCACGCTGCTCGGTGCCTACACGATCAACAACAGCATGTTCGATGTCACGCTCGTGGTCGTCTTCGGGATCATCGGCTACCTCATGAAGAAGTTCGGCTTCGAACCGGGCCCGCTGGTCCTGGCCTTCGTGCTGGGAGAACTGCTGGAAAGCTCCATGCGTCGCTCACTGCTGGTCTTCGGCGGCGATCCCATGGGCTTCTTCGGCCGCCCGATCTCGGCCACGCTGCTCGTGGTGTTCGTGCTGGTCGCCGTGCTTCCGGGCCTCCGGTCCATGCTCGCCAGGCGCAAAGCCCTCGCTGCGGCAGAGCCCGCACCCACCAAAATCAAGGAGAAGGTATGA
- a CDS encoding PspC domain-containing protein has product MTGALVRPRNGKMIAGVCAGLAARFGISKALVRIGFVLFGLFGVGELVYIALWIIMPKE; this is encoded by the coding sequence ATGACAGGTGCATTGGTACGGCCCAGGAATGGCAAAATGATCGCCGGCGTCTGCGCAGGCCTGGCAGCCCGCTTCGGCATTTCGAAGGCCCTCGTCCGCATCGGCTTTGTGCTGTTCGGCCTGTTCGGCGTGGGTGAACTGGTCTACATCGCCTTGTGGATCATCATGCCCAAGGAGTGA
- a CDS encoding pyridoxamine 5'-phosphate oxidase family protein: MSETENISKVTKIINDSHIGMLTTINEEGALVSRPLAVQEVKDDGDMWFFTSSETSQVAHVRADPRVNVSFGKNTEWVSVAGTAEVVTDRQKIHDMWNQVVEAWFPDGPDTPEVVLLRVDSDSAEYWTSPGGRAATVLQWVKSKVTHSRMSVGESGTVDL, from the coding sequence ATGTCTGAGACTGAGAACATCAGCAAAGTCACGAAGATCATCAACGATTCCCACATCGGGATGCTGACCACCATCAACGAAGAAGGTGCGCTGGTCAGCCGGCCACTGGCCGTCCAGGAAGTTAAGGACGACGGCGACATGTGGTTCTTTACGTCATCGGAAACTTCCCAGGTGGCGCATGTCCGCGCCGATCCGCGGGTGAACGTGTCCTTCGGCAAGAACACCGAGTGGGTGTCCGTGGCCGGCACCGCGGAGGTTGTCACCGACCGGCAGAAGATCCACGACATGTGGAACCAGGTGGTTGAAGCCTGGTTCCCGGACGGTCCGGACACGCCGGAGGTTGTCCTGCTGCGGGTCGACTCTGATTCGGCGGAGTACTGGACCAGCCCCGGCGGCAGGGCCGCCACGGTGCTTCAGTGGGTCAAATCCAAGGTGACGCACAGCCGCATGAGCGTCGGTGAGAGCGGGACAGTGGACCTGTAG
- a CDS encoding VOC family protein, producing MRLKMCSIHVKEPAAAHQFYTETLGFETLMAMPEYNLYIVKDPGSASGSSGSLGLLLEPSDNPIGANYMNALHDAGMPAIVFGVPDVRAEYKRLTGLGVIFQDEPTEGPTGTSVVLDDGCGNFVQLHQD from the coding sequence ATGCGACTTAAAATGTGCAGCATCCACGTCAAGGAGCCCGCCGCGGCGCATCAGTTCTACACGGAGACGCTGGGCTTCGAAACCCTGATGGCCATGCCCGAATACAACCTGTACATCGTGAAGGACCCGGGTTCCGCCAGCGGTAGTTCCGGATCGTTGGGGCTTCTGCTGGAGCCCAGCGACAATCCCATCGGGGCGAACTACATGAACGCCCTGCACGACGCCGGGATGCCGGCCATCGTCTTCGGCGTTCCCGATGTCCGGGCGGAGTACAAGCGGCTCACAGGCCTTGGCGTGATCTTTCAGGACGAGCCGACCGAAGGACCCACGGGAACCTCAGTGGTGCTGGATGACGGCTGCGGCAACTTTGTCCAGCTGCACCAGGACTAG
- a CDS encoding TetR/AcrR family transcriptional regulator, protein MPAAARQHTESPADARPDGTPRSPQKRRAGRPASAVLDQAGITSAALQLIGKNGYDGLTMAALARSLDVAPSALYNHVASKRDVLVLVEDHLAALVDVSAFGSEPWDEAVRRWAWSYRDVFSQHTPLIPVIAVLPVTDAPQTLAMYETVSAGLRDAGFPEARIISSIVALESFIFGSAFDVTAPADIFDPGSMAESTPNFTAAVQSLAEQGHEKPADVAFSLGLEALISGLGALRK, encoded by the coding sequence ATGCCGGCAGCCGCCCGCCAACACACCGAGTCCCCCGCGGATGCCCGCCCGGACGGCACCCCGCGTTCCCCGCAGAAGCGCCGTGCCGGCAGGCCGGCGTCGGCGGTACTGGATCAGGCGGGGATCACCTCTGCAGCACTGCAGCTGATCGGAAAGAACGGCTACGACGGCCTCACCATGGCTGCGCTGGCCCGCTCACTGGACGTGGCGCCGTCGGCCCTTTACAACCATGTGGCGTCCAAGCGGGACGTGCTGGTGTTGGTGGAGGACCACCTCGCGGCATTGGTGGACGTGTCCGCGTTCGGCAGTGAGCCCTGGGACGAAGCCGTGCGGCGGTGGGCGTGGAGCTACCGGGACGTCTTTTCCCAGCACACGCCGCTGATCCCGGTGATCGCGGTCCTGCCCGTGACGGACGCGCCGCAGACCCTGGCCATGTACGAGACAGTGAGTGCAGGGCTGCGGGACGCCGGGTTCCCCGAAGCGCGCATCATTTCCTCGATCGTGGCGCTGGAATCCTTCATTTTCGGCTCGGCCTTCGATGTCACCGCACCGGCGGACATCTTCGATCCGGGCAGCATGGCGGAGTCCACACCCAATTTCACGGCCGCAGTGCAGAGCTTGGCGGAACAAGGCCACGAAAAGCCTGCCGACGTCGCGTTCAGCCTGGGCCTGGAAGCACTGATCTCCGGGCTCGGGGCGCTGCGGAAGTAG
- a CDS encoding flavin monoamine oxidase family protein: protein MLELDRDVVVVGAGPSGLTAARELKKAGLSVAVLEARDRVGGRTWTDTVDGAMLEIGGQWVSPDQTVLLELLDELGLETYSRYREGESIYVGADGRKIRYTGDSFPVSGTTAAEMDKLIGLLDGLAAEIGPAEPWAHPKARELDTISFHHWLRRNSPDEEACNNIGLFIAGGMLTKPAHAFSALQAVLMAASAGSFSHLTDEDFILDKRVVDGMQQVSLLQARELGDDVVLNSPVRTINWTEECDGGPRVTVASERATVNARYVIMAVPPNLYSRVSFNPPLPRRQHQMHQHQSLGLVIKVHAVYDTPFWREEGLSGTCFSAGSLVQEVYDNTNHGDSRGTLVGFVSDEKADAVFELSAEDRRRAILESIAAFLGDKALEPEVYYESDWGSEEWTRGAYASSYDLGGLHRYGKDQHQPVGPIYWSSSDLAAEGYQHVDGAIRMGKLTAARVAAAARVGAPA, encoded by the coding sequence ATGCTGGAACTTGACCGCGACGTCGTCGTCGTGGGCGCTGGCCCCTCGGGCCTCACCGCCGCCCGTGAGCTGAAGAAAGCCGGACTCAGCGTTGCCGTACTGGAGGCGCGGGACCGCGTGGGCGGCCGCACCTGGACGGACACCGTTGACGGGGCCATGCTGGAAATCGGCGGCCAGTGGGTTTCGCCGGACCAGACCGTGCTCCTGGAGCTCCTCGACGAGCTGGGCCTGGAGACCTACTCCCGCTACCGGGAAGGTGAATCCATCTACGTCGGTGCTGACGGCAGGAAGATCCGCTACACCGGCGATTCCTTCCCGGTTAGCGGAACAACAGCCGCAGAAATGGACAAGCTCATCGGCCTGCTGGACGGGCTGGCAGCGGAAATCGGCCCCGCCGAGCCCTGGGCGCACCCCAAGGCGCGCGAGCTGGACACCATTTCCTTTCACCACTGGCTGCGCCGGAACTCGCCGGACGAGGAGGCCTGCAACAACATCGGCCTGTTCATCGCCGGTGGCATGCTGACCAAACCCGCGCACGCATTCTCCGCGCTGCAGGCCGTCCTGATGGCTGCCTCCGCAGGATCCTTCAGCCACCTGACGGATGAGGACTTCATCCTGGACAAGCGTGTGGTGGACGGCATGCAGCAGGTTTCGCTGCTGCAGGCACGCGAGCTGGGTGACGACGTCGTACTTAACAGCCCGGTGCGCACCATTAACTGGACGGAAGAGTGCGACGGCGGTCCCCGGGTCACCGTGGCGTCGGAGCGGGCCACTGTCAACGCCCGCTATGTGATCATGGCGGTGCCGCCCAACCTGTACTCGCGGGTTTCCTTCAACCCGCCGCTGCCGCGCCGCCAGCACCAGATGCACCAGCACCAGTCGCTGGGCCTGGTCATCAAGGTGCACGCCGTCTATGACACGCCGTTCTGGCGCGAGGAGGGGCTGTCCGGAACCTGCTTCAGCGCAGGCTCGCTGGTGCAGGAGGTCTACGACAACACCAACCACGGGGATTCCCGCGGCACCCTGGTGGGGTTTGTCTCGGACGAGAAGGCCGACGCCGTGTTCGAGCTCAGCGCCGAAGACCGCCGCCGCGCCATCCTGGAGTCGATCGCGGCCTTCCTGGGCGACAAAGCACTCGAGCCCGAGGTGTACTACGAGTCGGACTGGGGTTCCGAGGAATGGACGCGCGGGGCCTACGCCTCCAGCTACGACCTCGGCGGCCTGCACCGCTACGGCAAGGACCAGCATCAGCCTGTGGGTCCCATTTACTGGAGCTCGTCAGACCTGGCGGCGGAAGGCTACCAGCACGTCGACGGCGCCATTCGGATGGGGAAGCTGACTGCCGCCCGGGTTGCCGCAGCCGCCAGGGTGGGCGCTCCGGCCTGA
- a CDS encoding DUF6919 domain-containing protein, whose product MMEPLVTDTRDQHGRLRSDRGVWRQATTLEAAGELTARWLESRSEYQPGTFAPSFDEETRPIAAELAELNRNGLFTKESQPGMRAEAGHAQRQYVTGFCSAGAAAELMALSTRSDLVTIGHAPGEVSAAAVPVTFDGDAVVTVLGSSENPVDEDQLRDWSDETNETLALLLADSWYVEVLDPVWGRNDVLLPEVLAALRQLQ is encoded by the coding sequence ATGATGGAGCCTTTAGTCACGGACACACGAGACCAGCACGGCAGGTTGCGATCGGACCGGGGAGTCTGGCGTCAGGCAACAACGCTCGAAGCCGCCGGGGAACTGACCGCGCGGTGGCTGGAATCCCGCAGCGAATACCAGCCGGGCACTTTTGCGCCCAGCTTCGATGAGGAGACGCGGCCCATCGCCGCCGAACTGGCGGAACTCAACAGGAACGGCCTGTTCACCAAGGAGTCCCAGCCGGGCATGCGTGCCGAGGCAGGCCACGCGCAGAGACAATACGTCACGGGCTTCTGCAGCGCCGGGGCCGCGGCCGAACTCATGGCCCTGTCCACCAGGTCCGATCTCGTCACCATCGGCCACGCTCCGGGCGAAGTGAGCGCGGCGGCAGTCCCGGTCACGTTCGACGGCGATGCCGTGGTCACCGTCCTCGGGTCCAGTGAGAATCCGGTGGACGAGGACCAGCTCCGCGACTGGTCGGACGAGACCAACGAAACGCTGGCCCTGCTCCTCGCCGATTCCTGGTACGTGGAAGTCCTGGATCCCGTGTGGGGCCGGAACGACGTACTGCTGCCGGAGGTCCTGGCGGCCCTCCGGCAGCTGCAGTAA